The Aspergillus flavus chromosome 2, complete sequence region TTTGATGCAGCAAACAAGGCGAAATCTTAAGAAACTGTGGTAAATCCAGGCACGTGCCGTGGGGCCATAAGAGCGTAggtgggaaagaaaagcacTTTCTTCGTAGGGCTTGGTTCGCCTTTCGATAGGATTCGACTCGAGAAGTGGATCCGTTCAAAAAGATCAACtaaaaagaatatatccAATAGTAAATCAGCTCGAACTCTTAGGAAAGCTTAGTGCATTTCTTGACACAGGATTCCAACAAGTTCCTCGAGAGATAAGAGCTCCACCCTTTGTACGCCCGTCCAGTGAGCTGATGGTATTGATTAATTAAAGTATGTTAttcctactccgtactgtagTAGAGGGGCTGCCGGTTGGTAAATTGGTAGTGATGTAGGCTACTAATGAGGCACGAGCCGAGGGCTCTAGAGTGGGAATCTCATGGTAAACTAGTTATAGTTGCATTTACTAAAGGGAATGACCTGAGCGCTCACGGTTCGCAGGATTTCTATCAGGTGCTCTGATCTTTCTTTCAaaattttctctctcttctaaTCTTTGGGTGTttttcttccacttctcAACTCTCTATCACTTCTCCGATATTCGTGTCACTCACAGTGATTGCTGACAATTCTTGTGGTGTAACCTATCcttatatatttcttgaataatcttatatatatttcttgatTCTTAGCACCGGCTTTTCGCAACGCCGAAGCAATAGAACATCAGGTCGCTGTAGCGTTTTCATGGATCCACAAAAACACTCCGAAGAGCCGCCTGAGAAGGCTGTTGCTTCCCCTGATGCTGTTCCTATCGATGTTGCCCCGTCAGAAAATATGCAAAAGGGCCGCTGGGAACGTAGTTGGCCTACTATCGCTTGCGGCGCAGGTCTCTTCTCAGACGGTTATCTGAATGGCGTATGTTTGATGCCCATCGGAGTATTGTCGTGTATGATTGAGAAGCGTCATTCTGATCTAACAATTCAACTAGGTGATCGGATCTGTCAATACAATCCTCGGTAAAATCTACCCGGACTCATACAGCAACTCCCCCGCCAGCCAGAATGTTTCGTCCATCACATTTGCCGGCACTGTACTCGGTCAGCTTGTCTTTGGATATGTCAGCGATCATTGGTCGCGAAAATGGTCCCTGATGATCTCAACGATAATTTTGATCATATTTAGCGCCTTGTGTGCTGGTGCGTACGGCTTGAATGGCAGCCAATACGGCTTGTTCGCTGCCTTGACGGCTTATCGTTTCTTCCTGGGAATTGGAATTGGTGGAGAATATCCCGCCGGATCTGTCGCAGCTGCGGAAAACACAGGCGAACTGAAGAAAGGACATCGGAATCGGTGGTTCATTATGTTCACCAATTTCCAAATCGACTTTGCATATGTTGTCTCCGCCTTGGTTCCTATGATCTTGGTCTTGATATGTACCGAGAACCATCTGCGCCTTGTCTGGCGTATAGCCCTGGGGTTGGGCGTAATCCCACCCCTTAGTTTGTTTTATCTGCGATTGAAACTGGAAGAACCAGAGGAGTTCAACAGGGAACGTATGCATAAGTTCCCTGTCTGGCTGATCATCCGGTAAGCTATCACTATTATCTATGCTCAGTGCATGTACTAAATCGTCCGCCATAGGTTTTACTGGAAGCGTTTGGTATGCCCCCAGTGTTGCCACTTCCGCGTAAGTGTCATAAACTAACTATGAATAGACGGTGGTGTCCCTCATATGGTTTATCTACGATTTCTCGGCGTACTCCTTCAACATCTACTCCTCCAAATGGGTGGGTATTATCCTGGGGGATAGCGCTCCTCTCTGGAAGACCTTCGGCTGGACTACCGTAACCAATGCTTTCTACATCCCCGGCTCTTTCTTGGGTGCCCTGGTGAGTGACTGGATTGGACCTCGCAACACGTTAGCCATTGGGGTTGGCCTTCAAGGAGTTATCGGTTTCGTTATGTCAGGTTGCTATGAGTATCTTAGTATCCCAAAGAATGTTGCAGGATTTGTCGTAGTCTTCGGGTAAGACAATCGGTCAATTGTTATACGCGCATCACTTGCATCCCCTAACTCATggttatagtattttttcCGCTCTCGGTGAGTTCGGACCTGGAGACAACATCGGGCTTTGTGCTGCGAAGTCCAGCGCAACTGCAATTCGAGGTCAATATTACGCCATAGCTGCGGCTGCTGGCAAGATTGGGGCCTTCGTCGGCACCTATGTCATTCCAATCATCCAGAAGAACGCCCCCAATGAGGTCCGTTCGGGCCAGGatcctttctttgtctcgAGCTCATTGTGCCTTCTGAGTGCTGCAATGGCCTACTTTCTGTTGCCACATATTGGACAGGTATGACACCCGCTTCTCCTAATGGGAAAGGCTCGACTGACGCCGTCGATTAGGACACTATtaccgaagaagatgaaaagTTCCGCGCTTTCCTCGAGGCCAACGGATATGACACCTCGACGATGGGCAACAGAGAAGCACGGTAGCCGACTTTCACCATTTGCATCTCCACCTGCAAATTCGTATGTTCGCAGCCTGACCCCTACTTATCAAGTGCCAGCTCCCTTGCGATTCCTTGCGACATTTCCCACAAAGAGACGGCCCTTGCAACCTTCTAGACCAGTAGGCCCCAGAAGCAGAACGTGCGACACGAGCGGACGAGGATTCCCCCAGCCCATGTTAGGCCATATCAATCCCCATCGCGTGACAGGACCCTGTGCGACCCGCGACTGAAGATGTTTCGATTGCCCAGAAGCGAGATATATAGAGACCCCCATTGCAGCGAAGACTCGGATTGATGGTATACCATCTCCACTGTCATGCCCATGATGTATTATAAATGTGATTCATGGTCATCTTAGCGAACGTTAATGAtgattactttatttttctctgcCAACGCAACGCGCCCGACCATTATACTTGAAGTGTTTGTCTGATAGCTTCTCAAGCATACATTTAATCAAGTcaagaaagataatagaaaCTCTAATCCACGAGGGATAATATTTGTTTGACCCTGTATCGTGCCATGCTTTAATGAAAGCcggacaagaaagagacgaagaaaaagtaCTGGTAATGGGGACAtaaagggaaaagaacaaagaaagaagagaaaaagaagaatatagaaattagaagATCTGTTAGGAGTCTACTCTAGCTAGGCTTAATAAATTTGAAATCAGCAGAAGTccatactagtagtactgcCTATTGCAGAGATACTACCTAGAAAGGCAATGGAACCCGGCAATGGTTGGAAGGAAGCCGTGAAATTTCCGAGACCGTGACTTTCCTCGTCTCCACGAGCAGCCGAGGTTGAGGGTCAATGCCCGACGCCAGTTCCTCCAGCCGCGTTTTCCCCGGAGATTCAATTACTGACTACTATCCATTAAGCTCTTTCATATCACGCCAACTCCGCGGCTGtcatccctttcttcttcttctcctccttcttctccttcttctgtctcCTGGCTGTGAAGTACCGTCTCCTGTCCCTCgaaatttataaagctaCCAGCTGGTCTGTGGTTATCGCTGCCGTCATACCCCTCTCTTCCACAGCGGAACACATCTTCCGGCTTCTAACGATACCAACGACACCAGCCGTGCGATCGTACTGATATATTACACTCTCTGCCAATATGGTCGCTAACGCTTTGGCTTATCATCCTACCTTGGCGCACTACTTGCGCTTTGTTGCAACGACTGGTATGTGGtgctcttctccctcttctttcttgtggTTAGCGACCGAGGCCCATTCCACTTGACAACCCACTTGAACACAAAGATAGGATTTTACAAAAAAATAACTGGGAATTTTGCTTGCAATATATGCGTATGAGCTAGTTCTAATGAACATACAGTGGGTCGTGACAAGATCCTCCGTACGCTGCAATACTTCTCACGCTTTTATGCCTGGTACCTGTATCGCACAAACCGCCCGCAGTCCTCTATCGACCCCTACAATGCAGTCAAGAAGCAGTTTGGAACAACAAGAAAGATCCTGAGGATCGGAAAGTTTGCCGAGCACCTCAAGGCTGCAGCCGTTGCAGCTGACAACAAGAGCCCCGTCGACCCTGTTCTCCGCTATCTAGCTGTCGGTCGCCAGCTCGGTTACGCCGGATATCTGACTCTGGATACTATCACCGTTATTGACGTTATCGGGTTCCGGAAACTTGCTGCAGCCAAGCGCTTGCAGGATACCGCCTATCGGTCGTGGTTGGCTGGACTAATCTGCAGCGCTATTGCTAGTGTATACTCCCTTTGGAGACtgcgggagaaggagaggacTCTCGACCGCACCGAAGGCGAAGGCGTCGTGGAGGCAAAGAAGCTCGAGAAGTTTGTGCACCTTCAATATTTTGGCATGCTATATTCAGTTACTAACCCAGTCTTCCCAGGGAACGCTCCGCTGCCCGCATCCAGCTCTTCTCGGACCTTTGTGACTTGACCATTCCTGTGTCCGGCCTGGGCCTTGCCAATCTTGACGACGGAATTGTTGGTATTGGAGGTACAATCAGCAGTTTGCTAGGCGTGGTGTCTCAATGGCGGAAGACCGCGTGAGCGGCCAAAGCTAGAGAATCCTCTGATTGAGATTTCACAAGGCTGACTTAAGGTGGGATTGGTTTATATATTGATATCTGCGTCGATCGTGCGTCGTGCATTTCTTACACTTCGTCAAACCTCAGCCTCAGAACAAGAGATATGGTGTATAGATCCAAATGGATCAAAGACGAAATGAGGATCGAGATATAGGCGAACTTTTGTGTGGCAGGATTCGACAAAGGAGATGCGATATAGTAGTCTTCGGTTTTCATGAACATATTATGTACCTTAagagtttattatatttgtTTTACCTATTTTTCAATGATTCTGCCTACTGGGGGTAGCACTCTTTAATCTATAGGGGAATTATGCTTATGCATAAATCTTTCGAATTATGAATTATTGTCTATTTTCCGATCTTGTCACTGGCGGTGATAGCATGTGATACCTTTGTTGCACATGAACTTCACATGATTCTGCCAAGGACAGTTACAGCCTTAAGATTTAGGCAATGAATTGCGGCAGATCTCAACGTAGGAAGTGGAATCCAGTCACCAAGCAGCAATAGTATAGGATTGTGGTGTGACAAGTAACTGACAGGTAGCCTCAATGCTTAAGAGCAACATTGAGGGGTTATTGTACTTCAAATTACAATGTTTCACGGCTCCAGTATGTGTCAATTAAGCTTATCCCTTACGTCTTCCCTGCTGCTGGTATCTGCAGATATCTATACTGGTGAGCTTGCATATCCATGCATATTAGAGATGTCTACATCTTTTGATGCGGGTCTTGCACAATGGAATGGGAACGACGAGGAACATTTTATGAGCTAGCTAATTCGGCCTAACATACAGAGTTTAATCTAGAACAGGAATATACGTATTCCTACTGGACGATGTCAAATGTTTGAAAGTAAAACTAGCCATCATTGCTTTCATAGTAAGATGTATCGTGGCAGAGAGAGATATCATCTATCTATTGAGAAACAAAGTTCCTCGGCGTCTCCATTGTTGTAGATCGGGAATATTTGGTTAGGGCTAAGTGAGGTAGCTAGTAGCGACCAACACGTATAGTTTGTGCTTGCTTTGATTGACTCCTACGTCCGTTAACCATGATATATTGTTGAGTGGAAAGGTAAGGCCTTTTGGTAAATGGACTAGCTATATTAGTACTTCCCAGTCGCATTGTGCTGAGAAGTATGCTCGAATACAAATTTCTCATTTTATAGGTAAAGAAGTATTCGTCCGAAGAAGCGTTGTACTATGGCCTGCAAAGTGAAAGTTTTTAAACTTCGTAGTCTCTTTTGGAGACCTTTTCGTAAAGAAAGCAACACAGTTCAATTGTTACTCTGACTACAATGGCTGGTTAATCCACGTATCAAACGTCATAACCCATACTATTGCAAGAAGAATCACGCTTTTAAGAGCTCGAAATTCCAGGAATTTCAGATGAGAGCCATCCAAAGATATCAGGCGACAATTGCCCCTTGGCTATTTGACACTCGCTCATTACTCATGTGAGCTGACCCTCGAATTCTGCGGTAAATACCACCATATCTAGTCATCAGCTCCATCCACAGGACAAGAGACCTCATGGAAGCGAACATCAACCGAATCCTCGTTATTCCGATTCTGGAGGTAGCCGTTGGAAATCGTCAATCCCTTGTAATTAGGAATGCCATTAGGAGGCTCGACCTTAGCAATTTCCAACGTAACAGGATACCGAGACCCCATCATATGCATCTCGTTTTCGCTCTGTGGCATAGCCCCAGATCCGTGATCATCACGGCGACCCTTGAAATGGAGGTAATAGTAGTAACTGTAAAATCCAGGATACGTGTTGCCGCCGAGATTGGTTGCAATCCAACTTCCGCCGTTGGTCACGCTGCTTCCCTTCGGATCCCACAGGTAGAATTTCCCGCCGTCCGGCACCAATTGATACGAActtccatctttccaggGAAAGCCTCTGGAATACCACACTTGGAAGATTCTCTTGGAACTTCCGAATTTGTAGTAGCTGTAGACCCCACCGTCTGAGCCTAGGGTGTCACCTTGTCGGTTCTCGATGTAGTAGCAGCTGCCATAGCGCAGACCCAGTGAGCCAGAGAgggattcttctttttcggtaGGCTGGGTCACTTGGGAGATAATGTCATTGAAATTGGGCCAGTGCGTATTGGGACTGACGGGTTCAGGGACGCGGATTTGGTCAACCTGGGGTTGGAACGGACTGGCGTAGGTTTGGCTGGCCAGGTTCGAGGCCAGGAGAGTATTTAGAATGAAGTAGATGGATGTGTACATCTTTGATGTTCAATGGATATGTTAAGTAATAGTTCTCATTCGGTTGATCGCAGGCGAGCGGGATGTATACTACGGACAAGGACTAGATAGAACGGCCTTAAATATTGCTAAAGGTCATATAGATCTCACTAATACTACTCATCAATGAAGCCGAAAACGGCGTTTCGCCCATGGCAATCGTTCATGTTGCCATACAGATGGTGAATATAATTGTTGAGTCGACGACGTCATGTGTTTCCCTATAGGGCTCGACACCTTCCGTCTTCAGTTCAAAGTTATATCGATCAACCGTTTGCGCATGATTCCTCCGTTGAAGAACATAATTATATCAAAATGATATACTTTTGACGTGGACGACATGTGTACCTCACACATGAGCTGTAGAGAATATGCGATCGTCATTGACAACCATCCTTGCGATATCATGTTCCGCTGAAGTCGAGACCTCGCCCGGGTCTTGACAGGCTATCGCGTAGAAATCTGACGTATTTCCCAGGAAAGTGTTGGTTCACAGGCTCTGCATCGCGTGTGTTCTCATGTTTCATTTGGGGTGTGGCTGAACGCACTGATTAAACCTAGGACGGGCGCTTATTGCTTCCGTAGAAGTATGCGGTGTTAACGGGCCGATTACTACTTTTCTGTTCACCTACGGACAGTCTTCTTGTCATTACTGTTCGGAAATGGCAGTCTCTCATGTATTAGTACTGATAAACTGGACACCGAAGGCTGGGATCCCTTGTTTGTGAGAGAATGTATAACACATCGGGCTCGCCAACAGACAAACGTGTAAGGTTACCAAATGAAGACATCCATTATCACTAGCATGAAGGAGATATCATGTCTGAGTAAATGAACGAAATTACGAAAATGtgaaagaatggaaatatTGTCTTTCGGATCTCGGCCAAGGCTTTTAGGGCAGCCTGGAATTATGTCTTTGGTTGAGGGTGGATGAATTAGGAAAAACTTGACCCGTTTAACTAACGGGTCATTAAAGGCCGTGATAGGGTCTATGTGGATAGGTACATAGCTGGAGCAGCTCTAAATCTTGTAGGAATTCTCCGTGGTGATATGTTGGTATAAGGTTAGAATGTGAGTATTATGGTTGTCTATACTACCAAGTGAACAGATCTTTTAGTTGGAAACAGAAATGCTATTAAACTTGTGTTCTTAGTGCAGCATACACTACACCATAGTCCAGGTATAAGAGGTAACCTATTTGGCCCAGCGGACGACAGTGACATCTAAAGCCACCTTCGACAGTGCGAGCTTTAAAAAACCATCCCATACTAGCCTTTCGTGATCGCTTGTCTAATGCCTTGATACCTCTAGCGAGGGATATAGGACGGAGTGGTTCCAGTCCCGCCGTTGCTAGTGACATAGACTCTGACGAGAAGCCTACGCAAAGCCATAGGTAGCATGATATCAGAGCACATACCTGTGAATGGCCCCGCGACACTACTCACAGTTGTTGCCGCTGCTTGGCCTATTATCCTGCTTTCAAAGAAGGAGCGGTAGAGGCAGTATATAACGTGTGGTatctagtactagtagtgcGTTCCATTCGACGCGCGAATCATCAAGTGGTGTCCTATGACCACCAAATGCTCTATCGGATATGCAAGCTAAACCTAACTATTCTTATGAACCTAATTTATCGCCGTCCATCTTGAGGGGGAAATTGGCTCGAATCTATCGGCATGATTGCAGGAGAAAAATTGTCTAGAGATAAATCAGGCCATCACTCATCGACGTGCTGTTTCTCTTTGTCCGACCATGATTGCTAATGTATCAACTGCTGCTCCAGCGTGAATTATGTTTTGCACACCTATTAATGTCCGTTGCAACATCAGATCTAAAGCAATTTAAgatctattctatatttaacCCCATCTTATCACTGCTTGAATATCAAGTCCAGACAAGGAGTGAAATCCTCCAGTTATACGCGACATCGATcgttttgttgttgttgcaaTGTGATACATCCAGGTGGCTGGGTGGCTACCACCAATTTTGTCTCTGCCTATTGCAGCAATATTGAAACATGTCTGGTATGGCGCTATCGGCGTCACACCATTGGACGATCCCCTGACTCTAGACGGTTACCTCTTCATCCCTGTTGCCGATCAGTAGTCAGATCACGTCGATCACCATCAATATGTCTAGCTATTGTAGCCAAGCTTTCTCGCGCCGCAATACCCCCTGCAAGGGTGTGCGTAAATGGTCCACTCGGGTACGCAAGCCCCCTGAGTTGTTGTTTCGACGCAGGCGCAGAAGGATGGATGGCGGCTAGAATAGATAATGTGATTCGCGCTGGTGATTGTTGATCATTCTTGATCGAACTTTACATCATTAACCCGAACATATGATGCGTTGGAAGCGCTTCTACAAAACCATTGGTTTTTCCTTCGTcgcaaaaggaaagacaatcGCGATCAATCTACGCGCTTAGTGACATTCATCAAGCTGAGTCAATGAAAGTCCCCAGCAGTGTAAGGATTTCCAGGGGCGTCTTGCGCTCAACTCAAGAGCCTTAAGAGTGACTCCTTGGCTGCAACTATCAATTCACACAACCCATACTGTTGCTCGGGTCGGAGCAGAATGTTACACCCAATTTTTGATCTTAGCAATTTTAATATTGTTCTTACTGTTTTAAGTATGTCCACATTGTTTTGAGAGGTGGCTCGGTAATAGACAGCTCACATTCCATCAAGGCCTctatatccttcttttcgGCTATATATCTCTACAATTCAAGCAAAGATGGTATCTGGGTGAAGCTCGTATGTTCCATAGTACTACTAGTGTAGTATCGACAATAGCTAACCTTACACAGTCCCCGCCTTTCTTGTTGGCATTTCCTTTGGACCTTTTGGTGCGAAGTTTCTCAATGTTTCACaatggggaggagaggaagctGAAGAGCGCAGTGAAATCACATATGTAAAGCTTACTCTGTAGCGCTATGAAGGATATGACTGATAGAACCAGG contains the following coding sequences:
- a CDS encoding inorganic phosphate transporter (MFS phospholipid transporter), with translation MDPQKHSEEPPEKAVASPDAVPIDVAPSENMQKGRWERSWPTIACGAGLFSDGYLNGVIGSVNTILGKIYPDSYSNSPASQNVSSITFAGTVLGQLVFGYVSDHWSRKWSLMISTIILIIFSALCAGAYGLNGSQYGLFAALTAYRFFLGIGIGGEYPAGSVAAAENTGELKKGHRNRWFIMFTNFQIDFAYVVSALVPMILVLICTENHLRLVWRIALGLGVIPPLSLFYLRLKLEEPEEFNRERMHKFPVWLIIRFYWKRLTVVSLIWFIYDFSAYSFNIYSSKWVGIILGDSAPLWKTFGWTTVTNAFYIPGSFLGALVSDWIGPRNTLAIGVGLQGVIGFVMSGCYEYLSIPKNVAGFVVVFGIFSALGEFGPGDNIGLCAAKSSATAIRGQYYAIAAAAGKIGAFVGTYVIPIIQKNAPNEVRSGQDPFFVSSSLCLLSAAMAYFLLPHIGQDTITEEDEKFRAFLEANGYDTSTMGNREAR
- a CDS encoding peroxisomal biogenesis protein (peroxin PEX11-2), with product MVANALAYHPTLAHYLRFVATTVGRDKILRTLQYFSRFYAWYLYRTNRPQSSIDPYNAVKKQFGTTRKILRIGKFAEHLKAAAVAADNKSPVDPVLRYLAVGRQLGYAGYLTLDTITVIDVIGFRKLAAAKRLQDTAYRSWLAGLICSAIASVYSLWRLREKERTLDRTEGEGVVEAKKLEKERSAARIQLFSDLCDLTIPVSGLGLANLDDGIVGIGGTISSLLGVVSQWRKTA